The Astatotilapia calliptera chromosome 19, fAstCal1.2, whole genome shotgun sequence DNA segment AGCTGAAATAGAATTGACTTCCTGATACAAGGTTAAATGAGTTTGATGTCAATTCTCCACAGAGGTacgcacagagagagagggttAGTCAGTGAAATTAATATGTTGAGTGATGGGTCGACATCCTCCCGCTGGGTttacctgcatgtgtgtgtgtgtgtgtttagcatCCATGATTTCAAAGCAGCGTTGTGCAGTCAGACATCTTGCGATCTCAGCTCTCAGCTCACACACCATAAACTGAGGATCATGACAGTGTCTCTAGTTTACGCAGAATAGTGTAAAGACTGAAGTGATGGAGCTGCCAGagaggcaacagtaactcagatAAGCTGTTTGTTGACCTGAGCAGAAAAGCAGCTCAGGCTCACAACGCTCACGTCCAACCTTGAGCCAAAGCCTTGTGTCAACAGTCTGGAGCGCTGCTGGTGGTTTAATGGTGCAGCGAATGCTCTTTGGCACACTTTGTGCTCCTTAGTACCGATCGATCATTGTTTAAATGGCAAAGCCTGTCTGAATATTGCTGCCATAGCTGCCACGTGGTCAGTTTAGGATAATACAATGTGTCAAAATTCATATCTAAATAGTCCGATGAACATGACAgaattcagctgactcctcaatCACCTGAGCTTAATCTAGTACCACATCTCTGACATTTAGCAGCGTGAATGTGCAGAAATGTCATGCAGCCATGTCAGCTATGGAGAAGAATCCCAAAGGAAGGTGTTATCTCGTGGAGTTGAACACTCTCCTATTTTTGACTAGCTAGTTTTTTAGTAACAGTAGTTCATCTtagacttcttttttcttccattaGGATTATAATCAAGTGTTGTGATCCTGATTAGATTCATCCAGTGTGTTATTTGTAGAGAATTTTCAAATCAAAGAATCCAGGCACCAAAAAGCCCCTTCATGTTCCATGTTGCTGCAGGGATCATGGGTGCCTAATTCAGATCCCCAAGTGAAAGTAATTAGTAATTCACTGATGGAAAGTTAATCATTTATTCACAGAGAGAAGTTAACTATACACGATAAAACACAAAGCAGTGACATGACACAAATCCAATCCATGGAAAAAAACCTCATTAGACTAAAAACAGCCTGAAAAAGATGCAGAGCAaccaaaaagacacaaaataacaacaaagagatttaaaaaaaaaaaagagacacaatATGATCACAAACAGATACAAAATTACCTCAAAGAGAAACCAATTAAAATTACtctaaaggtttttaaaaacattgttttagttcAGTCGTATTCGATGATGGGTCCAGACTTTGACTATAGGCCAGTGCGAAAacttaattttgttttctgaatCATTCAGAGGTGGGCTTATAACACGAGTGTGCTTGAGCTTGACAGTGCAAAATAATCCTTCAGGATCTTCTGGTAAAGAGCAGTTTATGGTTTCATCAGTTATGACAAATCATCCAGATCCTGCAGCAGTAAAACAGcctcagaccatcacactaccactaCCTTGTTTGACTGTTGCtatgatgttgtttttatgaaatgctgttacTTTTTACGCCAGATGTAACGGGACTTgaaccttccaaaaagttccACTTTTGTCTCGTCCACATAATATTTTCTTAAACTCTTGGGGAGTTTGGGGGAAGAGTTAGATGAccctttgtggaacttttatggtcagcagtggttttggcTAAGAACTCacccatggatgccatttttgttttgtcacttttcttattgttgaaccATGAACACTGACCATGACTGAGTGAGGCCTGGATGAGTCATCAATAGAGTAATTCTGGTAGGCCAACCACTCCTGggaagttttctccatttgtggataacgGCTCTCACTGGATTCTCTGGAGTCTTAGAAAATAAAGTCACTGGATTACATTTGACTGAGATTCAAATTTgtctgatgatctgaaacatgcatgtgtgacaaatatgcaaataaaattataattaaGGAGGAAAATACTTTATCATAGcactgtaaatgttttgtttcattttgtattcGTCTGTTACATCTATTTTACATATAAAacgaagcaaaaacaaaaagcagccttCATTCTTTTGTGAAAAGCAGAGGGGCCTTTGTGTACGGGCTGATTCACACACATACCGAGTGGGGAGGGGGAGTTCTCTGGAAAACTGACAGAAATCAGCAGACAACTCAGATAAGAAATCATTGTTCATtccttgtgtgtatgtgtctgtgtatgaaCCTGTATGTCGCTGTAACGCTGTGTGGATGAACAGAAATGTGCCGAAATTCTTAGTTGAGACGAGTAGCAGTGAATGTAAGGTCCTCTAAAGTgacagaaatgtgtgttttatgtgtgggTGTAGTTCTGCGCcaacacactcagacatttCACAGCTGTGGTCAACAGTTTCTGGCAGAGAGCGTGTGAGAAAAACGCCTGTTTTAACCCAAAGACTCAGTCTGGTCGTGTCACTGACTCCCTCCTCTTTGTTTTATGCCCCCTAAAAGTCATGTGACTCTTTCCTGGTCAAAATAAACaagattttaatatatttaatgatTGCAGCTATCATTAATGAGCTATTGCACTTTAGCTTGTCTCTGAAGCCATTCTTCATCCCCATGTCTCTTTATCACCTTTACTATAGTAACAAGTTTGGACATTTCCTAAAATACTGCAATAACAGCAGTGATTCAAATCCCTTTAAATAACAGCAGACATTTAGCCTGTTATAGCAAGACACTGTGAACACAATGCAAAAGGTGAACCCGCGAATAAACAACGACTCATCAGTTTCACTAGAAGAATAGATTTTACAAGAAACCACGTCATTAAATTGGCCTAACTCAGACTGGATGATGACTAGTATAGAAAAAGatgaccacaaacacacacacaaaatataaagaggCACAAAACAACATCAAAGAGGCACAACAAAAAGCCCTAGAGACACAAATATACACCAGAGACACAAACGTACACTAGAGACACAAAACAGCACTAAAAACACACTAAAGAATAGAAAGACACCAAACAGCCACTGACACACAAATGTACACTGGACacacaattaaaaacacaaaacaacatcagacacacaaatatacaccaGGGATGGATAACAACACtaaaaaggcacaaaacaaTCTCAGAGAGATACAAATGTACACCAGAGacacaaaatatataatttttaaaaaccacacacacacacacactcgcaaaaacacacacatgcacacaaaacagGATTGGAGGTATGTAATAATAACAGAGTGacacaaaatgacacaaaacaattttaaagtgacattaaataattaaaacaacacacaaaatacaaatagGATAACAAAAAAGACACTAAATAACCTAAGagaggcacaaacacacactggaaacagaaaacaacatcaACAGGAGACAAAAATGCACACCagagacacaaaagaaaacacaaaacctcaGACACAAAGAGTAaccacaaagaaacacactgaCTCAAAACAACCCCAGAGAGAAACGCACTGACGGCGGAGATGCAAAAACGCCttcaaaaaaaactacaaaaggaCACAACCAAGACAGGAAACAACCTCCAAGAGACACACAACAACCTGAGAGATACAACATCCTCAGGAGACACAAAATGACGCTGCACGGACACAAAACAATCTCAGAGTGACAGGCACAAACACCGGGAAGACACAAAACAACCTAGGAGCAAACAAGGACAACTccaaaaagagacaaaatgtCCAAAAAGCAAACATACGACCTCCTGAAAACacctctgcagacacacaagagAAATTGTCCCTATTTGCCACACAAAAGAAATGGCTTTAGTTTCGATGTAAGTACTGCCTGGGCATCAAACTCTTTATCGAGTGAACCCTGACAGCGTGACGAGGGAGACTTCTGACCTGTGTGGAGAAAAGATGAACACAGAATAACAGCCAAGAAAATCACAGAGGAGCAGCCAGAAACCAAAATGTTTCAGGTTACACATCCTGATgtgtaattcatttatttaaatgcacaCAGCCCTCTCTGCTGGTTATTCATGGAACTGCATAAAGCAGATGAAAAGGTCATTTTCGTACAGGATCTATCACTTTTACTCTGTATACAAATAAGAGCAATACTTCATAGAGGCAAAAAtccttgatgtttttattactttgatTTCTcactaaaatgacaaaaacacaccagaaaaacaaattcaaattgactGTTAAATCATTGTGTATATCATGATGCAGACAATTATCTAATACAATAATattcaacacttttttttctgcaggaaaagaaaaggaaaacaagacaAAGGAATTATTATATTACTGTCTTTACTTTACTGGCATCCAGCTAATGTGCTGCCATTTATGGCCAACAGCATGCGAGCAGATCAGAAAGGGTTAAGACTAGGGTTGTGTAGCTGACCGTTTTATGAAACGCTGTCAGAGAACTACATGgacacacaataaaaatactGTTACAACATGGATAAGAATCGACATTCTTTTGTGCGTTTTGGACAGCAGATGACTTTGTGCGTTAGTCTGTGTTCTGTATACGTGTCATTCAACGTCTTCATGCGTCACCCAGCTGACTTCATCTTGAAGCGTCTGTCAACTACTGACTTTCTGTAGTCTCTGGACCACAGCAGACGCCACCGTCCTGTATGCTGCTGCCTggacagtgaaaataaaatcaagttACACCTCAGTGCTGCAGTGTAGCTGAGCAGGTATATGAACAGATTTCTACTGAAGCTGAAGAATAAATAACTAGGacataatattatatttttgttgtattGTGTTATCTGCTTTCAGTGAGTGGTTTACCGATAAAGTTTGAAGTTTTACTCATactattttgttcatttataaAATAAGAATGAGAAAACGAAAGAGAGAAATGTGgggtagaataaaaaaaataaataaatatttctttttttgaaaaaaagaagagcaaaacagaatagaatagattcAAACAGAGACCTCAGGGCTGTTGGGAGAAGAGATGACCACTGGCTGTCCTCTGTCTGATGTCTCTCTGATGGTTATGTGAAGAGGGATGTCACCTGGAAACAGTCACATATACATGAAATCACAtgttaaatataaaagaaatcaaaaatggtttcaatgttttcaaaaacagaaaatcaaaagctttactttgttgttttcaaATGAAATAGTTCATAAAACCAATGTCAAATCATCCTTGTGACGGCAATGAGACACATCCAAGTCACTCGGTTCATTCCAGATATGGGGGTGTTGaggcaaaaagctttttttctttgcaaaattAATGCCACTTTCCAGACAGGTCTGGGTTAGGACTCTATAGTAGTCTAACAGTCAAAACATAGCAACTAGAGGCATTTGCAAAAAGCAAGTGTTAGATCTTCAAGGTCACACAAACATCTACCACGATGCGGATAAAACTGTCTCATGTGACAGGCCAGGTCCATGAAAGTTGTGTGCTATGACTTAAATATGGGGTTTGTTCACCATCAATAAGATGGCGAAGAAAATGATTAAGTTAAATTGTACGATGTGTGTTAGGACTATCCACAGCTTTGTCCCAGGGAATACAGAGAGTGCTGCTGAGTTCATGCTGTCAGGCTGCTGTGGTAAATGTGAATCTCTAAGCTGCATTCCTCTTGGTAATCTATATGAACTATAGCTTTTGGGTGCCAGTTTAGCAGACTGATTGAAGAGGTACCCATATTCCTTCCGACTGAAATGTGGTGGCCCGGGTTTGAGTCTGACAAAGGTAAAAAGcccaaaaataaatcttagcttttaacagataaaagaaaaatctgattcCTGAGTCTTACTTTGTCAAAAGCCCACTAAAGAATTTAGGAATGACAACATGAATGAAAAAATTcctataaaatatatatgttcCCTCAACTTTATGCATGCCACTTTTACTGCACCTAATGTCTTGGAGCATACGAGGGTTAATACGGACAGCAAACTACTTCGAGCACCCTCGGACATcactaaaaacaaattaaatgaaagtGACGGTCCAACCTAAAAATGTGACTCCCAAAGTGTCTGCAAGCTGTCGGGCCCCATCAGAGCCGAAGATGTGGGTCTCATGATTGCATTTGGGGCACTGGAAGACGCTCATGTTCTGAACCAGACCCAGAACCTGCAGGAAAGAAAATATCACTTCCTGTTGTATTCATCGACCCAACCTGAATCCAATAGTTTATGcatacactgacacacacatcaACACATTACCGGCACGTTCACTTTCTTAAACATCTCGGCTCCTCTGCGAGCATCCAGCAGAGCGATGTCCTGCGGCGTGGACACAATAACCGCACCTGTACAAGACAAACATCACATGACCCGACTTAACTTTGAACTAAACATGTGTTATTTACTTCTGGGGGCTACAGCAATGAGGatacttttaaaaagtgaagtTATGTGTTTAGAAAACATCATTTGTATTAGGTGATGTGTGACAAACCCACCTGCTATGGGGATGTTCTGGGTGATCGACAGCTGGACGTCTCCAGTCCCAGGAGGCATGTCCACTACCAAATAGTCCAACGACCCCCAGTCCACCTACAATCACAAAACATGTTTCATCAGCTTCCTTTAAATTCAATAAACTGACAGTGCAATCTAAACTGGTCTCACCTGTCTGAGCAGTTTCTCTATACCAGACATCACCATGAGCCCCCGCCACACTATCGGAGCCACATCATCAACCAGAAAACCCATAGACATGCTGGCAGAGAAGAAAGTGAATCAGAAGAATAGGTCACATAATAGACATGATTTAGGGCTATTTATGAGTATAACAAAAAGGTTGTGATGTAATGTTGATGACAGTCTCACCAAGGAACCCCATAGTTGGTCAGGGGGATCATCCGATTATCTGAAagatatgtaaaaaaaagaaataaaaaaacacttttctgtTATAAAATGTTTACTGGAATTTTAGAAACCTTCAGCTGAATTGAACTAGCCATACTGTCACTGAGCTCTGGGTTTCCTTTCAGGTTCATAAGTTTGGGAATCGATGGACCAAACACATCGGCATCCAACAGACCCACAGACTTTGactggaagagagagaaaaagtcaTACAGTATAGCTCTGAGGAGGACAGACTAACAGCTCACTGTcatatgtgtgttgttttttgttggctgaaattacatacatatatagtatataaaatatataatatataatgatAAAGCAGATTCCTTACCATGTCATTGGCCATTAATCCTAGAGCCAAATTCACTGGCATGAGAGAAAAAACagaccaaatcaaatcaaatacttCTCATTGAAAATGTTCAAACATTAGGCCACCTGAaacatgattttcttttaatatttttctatttaaagatcttttatgATCAgtgccaaagtaaaaagtataagATCTTACGTTCAAAATGGTTTCTTGTTAAGTAACGTTTAGCAGAAAACACTGCAATAGCAGATGAAATCTACTTCACCAATTACTTTTCCATTTCAGAaccttttttcttcccttttttttggCATTGTTCTATAAACTCCAAACAAGGCCATACCTAAAAAGGAATTCATTCAAAAGCACCAATTTTAccctcttaaaaataaaatagctcTGGAAGAAAAAAGATGGTGAGAGAATTTTCCATTGTTTAGTATGAGTTTTACTGAGCACCTGCAGTAGTGGACTTCCCAACACCACCTTTTCCTGAAGCCACAACAATGACTTGCTTGACCCCTGGGATGGGCTTCTGTTTGGGGAGACCTCGGGCCATCTGCTGCCTCTGCCTCTCCTGCAATGCCTTACTGTCCACTGACCTCTGTAAAACAACAAACCagtaaataatgtaaacaacGCAAAAGTTTAGTTTGTGTTTGAGAGATTAAAAGACCAAAAGACACATTAACGCTGAAATTACAGATAGTCCCAGATGACACTGTGGTCTATGATAAATGGACTTTGATCTGaacataaaatgtaaacaaacctTTTCTTGATGCAcgcaggtaagtaaatcccaaaaggttgattctattcatctggacatagcatttttcagtgggagaaacgtttcatcactcatccaaaagacttcttcagtctcagctgactgcaggtttccccaaccttataaaaaGACCCCAAAGTCCATCTTTTAAATgaactgcaaaagaaatttccctcgtaccgaccatagctggacttgCCATCGGGCATACTGGGCATctgcccggtgggccgatggagttttttttgtaacggtataaacaataaATAGGTGGTGggttggccagatgctggccgatgtgtaaaaataactcagttgtttggtggtggctgtggCGGAGCTTcgacagaggccagcaggtggatgagggaaaaacgggaggcaggaggaggagagaccctgaacttcaggtaagaagtttcgacctgcagtctatctgggtcagatgtaaaccaagtttaggtgtagtttattttcgttgtgctgactttttacagtcagttataATAACTCACACTGcatactagctagcatgatggagtttctatacatctgggtgggtgctatgatgttactgatgttgaactttattcataaggttagttagtagagttgccaaccgtcccgtaaaaaaactaatcgtcccgtattcagagaaaatattacacttttcgtatgaaggtgaaaaggaacacagtttgtcccgtacttcagctagaatggaaaaagacacaaagctggagttattctgcgtctttacactgtcagctgcctcttcttatGTGacgtatatatgtgtatatatgtgtatatatgtgtatatgtgtataacacatatatatgtatatattgtactattcttagttagcgtattgtctgttttgtcttaatgttggtttataatggagcactgtaacaaaaaataatttcccccagggatcaataaagtattctgattctgattcttctctcattctctccccctccctctcctgtttctccttCTTTAGTGAAAATGCCTGGGCcgattttatatatttctttaagcaagttcttcatgactgagccaagtgtcctcttttttggaaatcaaagtATGGTCACCCTAGCATAAGGTTGGGGGAACCTGTAATCAGCTGAATCACTTGAATAAGTGACATAACgtttctctcactgaaaacgctacgtccagatgaacagatttAACCTTTTGGGATAAACAAACCTTATACCATCCTCTTCATGAGGATTAAATAGAGAGTGCACAGAGTGGGATTACTATGCTTGCTACTATTCTTAGAAACATGTTCACGATATGTAATTGGTTGTTAATAGTATTAAGgtaacagtatatatatatatatatatatatatatatatatatatatatatatatatagttctaTAATTAACAGTCAAGTATTTATGAAATCAATAACCACTTCCGGTTTAAAGTTTCAAAATTATCTTTTCGTGTTCTAAATGTGGGTGTTACAGCTAAAGTTTAGAACGCTACATAAAAGAGAACAGCAACATCTGATCAAGTAAAACCATTTTAACTCTTGTGTGTGTTAAAATAAAGGTGTGTTCCGGATTGTTTAATTCCCTCAGTATATTTTACGATTGTCGCTTTTATTCTGAACATGTTATTTCCGGTCGTGTTGTTGAGTTTCCGTTTAGCTTATCACCAACAGAGAGCTACATTAACTGAAGTCGTACgaagagaaacacagaaaaacattaccTGGCAGCGTTTAAACTGTACACAGCACGTAGCTCCATGTTTTATTTCGCTCCCCGTTCGTAAAACCGAAGATTTATAAACTGATATTTTCAGTAAATGTGACAGTCTGCTGTATGCGAACAGGGccatgtttagctgtttagaTGCCCCTCAAGTCGAGGCATGTTTGCGTCATAGTTGCGCAAAATGCGCATGCTCGTGGCGGGTGGGAGATTTGTTTATCCATCGTTAGTCCGTGAGAACTAAGCGCTTTCTAAAATTTaatatgaaacatttaaaactgtacgttaaaaagaaagaaactcgtGTATCAACAACACaggttttaaaaattatattttattcttcatTTTTCCCCCCTATTTTGATCCTGAGTGGTGAAAGGTGCTGAAAAGTCAATTTAAGGACGACACTACAAGTAAATAGACGGGGAGGGGGAGCAAGTAGGTAAGGACGGTATGCGAAAATAGCGCGCAGTCCTGAACATGTCTGAACAGTTTCAGTTAACGTTGACACGGAAGTGGGTTAAATGGGTCatgtgttttcttctcattcATTAACtttataacaataaaaacatataaGGCACCATTAGTTATCCAAGCATCTAAATATATACGGTTGAGCATTGCAACAGACGAAaaagagagataaaaaaaaaaacaaaacaaaaacgagaaataacaaaagaaagaaaaacaggggCAATGTAGAATCCAAGAACCTATGCATAGTGTGAACAGAAAGGGAAATCATGATCCACATCTTATATAGGGAGGAGGCGTCCTTTTAACATGAATTGAACTTACTGAAAAGTGTTAAAAGTTTATGGGCTTTGTTTCATTTACAAGTTTCAGCGACTTCTGTCACCATCTGTTTATACATGGTTTAGCTTTGAGATGTCTGCATTTAAGAATAAAAAACTTTCCCACTAACAAGACATTTCTAATCACCAATATACTGAAACTTAGCATTGTGCTAATCAGTACAATTTAAGCATTCATTGCACCTGTATATACACCTGTGCAGCAAATGTATGGTAAAGATACAGCTAATGAAacttaattattaataaaatatacatcatgaaaaacaaaatctgaaatTGATTCAGTTTAGTAATGTTTAGTGTGCTTATAAAGGCCCCAAATGCTGTGATATATACAGTAAATGATGTGGAAATAATGAATAatatatgaataataatgaaatcacTGCTGATTGtctggttgtttatgttttcaaatgtttttgtgtgtccgTAGGTCTGTTTGATGACGATTTGGACTCCTCTGAGAGATGAGAACACACCCACATCTGTTTCATAGATGTGGGGTGTTACGGTTCTGAGTCAGCTTTGTGGCATCAGACACACACCTGAAAACCAGCACCTGGACTTCATGCAGGAGAGACTGCCTCAGTAATGATGGACTCTGCTCCTCTACTGTTACATCCTCACGAAGGAGGtctaggggtgtgtgtgtggagcgGTAACAAAAGGGTCCAGAACAGAATGAAGAGGAAAACAGGTGTTTAGCAAACATAATTCCAAAGAATAACGCAGGAGATCAAAGTCCAGCTATGTATGAATGTAGTTTTATGCACATCTTCTCCTCCCACTGATCACTTCTTCCACCGAGTGGATAGATCACAGCATTCCAGCTTTTCTCATcatctgttgtgtgttttgtgtgtttcaagCGTAATGTGCTCGGGATTCCACAAATGATCCAGTACCTGCATCCTGCTGGAGAACTGTacgtaaaacacacaaacacaaagtgctAACATGCAGTTCATACATGTGCCCATCACTGCACTGAATTATGAAGCAACCAGTGCACAGAGTTTGGATCAACTGATGAAAATtctcatatttttgtttttagggcaaaaagaggaagagaacaCGAAATCGCACCTCGAGCACAGGTGAGAGGAGATTTCTGGGAATTACGACGTTTTTTCATGTGAAATGTGATGAAAAGAAGACGGAAATCTGTTAACAAAAGAAGActtactgtgtttttgtttgtgtttgtttgtgcagcatCTGAACCTAAACAGGAAGATCAACAGGCCAAGAGGCTTTGTGTGACGCCAGCTCAGACACAGCCATCTTCTTCCTATTCAGTTGCGAAGGAGCCTCTTGAGCAGCCACAGAGACAGCCAGCTGTTACCAACCTTCCTGATCAGCAGTCAGcgtgtgtgcagctgcagaACACACAGACAACAGTTGATGCACCTGTGTGTCAAGTAAATCCGGTCTTCCCAGCTTCTCGTATGGATTTCTCCCCATCTGCATCACTGGCCTCCTCTGCTGCACCCGTCCAGCTCCAGGCCACTTTTGTCAGTGACACTGATGAAGCACTGCTGTCAGTGGTGGAACAGCTTGACCCCCTCCTCACTTCTGAGCAGTCTCAGCAGCCCTCCTCTCCACTCACTGGTCATCACCTAAATCAGACCAACCCTGCTTCTCCTGTATATACATCTCTATCCACATCATTTACCTCTTCTGCCACATTCTTTCAACACCAAAAAGAGCCTATTGGTTTCGCTGACATTCAGGAAGACATGTGGTCACTCCTTAACCAC contains these protein-coding regions:
- the nubpl gene encoding iron-sulfur cluster transfer protein NUBPL → MALFAYSRLSHLLKISVYKSSVLRTGSEIKHGATCCVQFKRCQRSVDSKALQERQRQQMARGLPKQKPIPGVKQVIVVASGKGGVGKSTTAVNLALGLMANDMSKSVGLLDADVFGPSIPKLMNLKGNPELSDNNRMIPLTNYGVPCMSMGFLVDDVAPIVWRGLMVMSGIEKLLRQVDWGSLDYLVVDMPPGTGDVQLSITQNIPIAGAVIVSTPQDIALLDARRGAEMFKKVNVPVLGLVQNMSVFQCPKCNHETHIFGSDGARQLADTLGVTFLGDIPLHITIRETSDRGQPVVISSPNSPEAAAYRTVASAVVQRLQKVSS